In the genome of Variovorax sp. PAMC26660, the window AGCTGCGCGTGGCGCCCAGCAACCCGGTCACCGGCGGCGTCGATGTCGATGCGATCGTGGGGCTGGTCGACCAGGGCACCTGCCTGCTCAACGTGATCTATGCGTCGAACATCTCCGGCGCCAAGCTCGACATCGAGGAGATCGTGCGCCGCGCGCGTGCCATCAAGCCTGACCTGTACATCGTGGTGGACGCGGTGCAGCATGCGCCACATGGCCTGATCGACCTGCAGAAGACGCCGGTGGACGGCATCAACATCGCGCCCTACAAGTTCTTCGGCTGCCGGGGCTCGGGCCTGACGTGGGTGTCCGACCGCGCGGCCGTGCTGCCGCACCACAAGCTGGCGGGCAAGAAGCCCGACTACTGGGACCTGGGCAGCGCCGCGCCGTGGCAGTTCGCCGTGCTCACCGAGATCGTCGACTACGTGTGCTGGCTCGGCAGCCATTTCACCGACGCCACCGACCGCCGTGCGCTGTTCGTCGCAGGCATCACCCACATCGAGCTGCACGAACGCGCGCTGCTCGCCACGCTGCTCGAAGGCACTCCCAACGCCACCGGCCTGCGCGAGATAAAGGGCGTGAACGTCTTCCTCGACCATGAAGACCTGAGCAAGCGCGACCTGATCCTGGGCATCGGCTTCGACCGCATCGACTGCACGCAGGCGGTGGTCGAGTACGGAAAGCGCGGCGTGACGGTCTACGAGCGCGTGGCGACCAGCATCTACTCGAAGCGCATGCTCGAATCCTTTGGCCTGGCGGGCACCGTGCGCGTGTCGCCGCTGCATTGCAACTCGATTGCCGACATGGAGAAATTCCTGCGCATCACGCGCGAGATCGCCGCTGACATCGGGGTGTCATAAACCGTCATATTCGGTCGGTAGGATGTTTCTCGCCTCCCGCTCACAGGGAGGTGAGGAGCATGAGATTTGGAAATTCGAAAGCTGATCGCGCCGGTGCTGGCCGTGGTGCTGCTGGCGGCGGTCGCGTCCGGTGTCTGGTACTCCAACACCCGCCTGCACGATGAATCGGCCACTGCCGCCGCCACCCGGATCGAGCAGGACAAGCAGGTCACGCTGCGTGGCCTGATCGGTTCCGAAAAGGAAGCCTTCTTCGCCGACCCGCGCGTGCAGAAGGCGCTGGCGGCGCAGGGCATCACCGTCACGGTCGAGAAGGCCGGCTCGCGTGCCATTGCCAGCCGCTACGACGCCAGCAAGTTCGACTTCGGCTTTCCCTCGGGCGCGCCCGCGGCGGCACAGCTCAAGTCGCTGGCCAAGGCACCGAACGTCTTCAACCCGTTCTACACGCCGATCGTGCTCGCAAGCTGGCGGCCGATTGCCGAGATCCTCGTAGCCAACGGCATCGCGCAGAAGCAGGGCGACTTCTACTACGTCGTCGACCTACCGGGCCTGATGGCCATGATCGAGAAGGGCACGCGCTGGAAAGAGCTGAAGGCCAGCAGCGCCTTTGCCACCAGCAAATCGCTGCTGATCAACTCGACCGACGTTCGCACCTCCAACTCGGCCGCGATGTACCTCGCGCTCGCAAGCTACCTGGCCAACAACCAGCAGATCGTGCAGAGCCAGGAAGACGTGGACCGCGTCATGCCCGTGGTCGCGCCGCTGTTCCTGCGCCAGGGCTTCCAGGAGCAGTCGTCGGCTGGCCCGTTCGAGGACTACCTCGCGCTCGGCATGGGCAAGGCGCCGCTGCTGGTGGCCTACGAGTCGCAGATGGTCGAGTTCTGGCTCAAGAACCCCGACCGGCTCAAGAGCGACATGGTGCTGCTCTACCCCAAGCCCACCGTCTTCTCCAAGCATGTGCTGGTGCCCTACACGCCCGGTGGCGTGCGGCTCGGCGCCGCGCTGGAGAACGACCCTGCACTGCGCGAGCTGGCGCACGAATACGGCTACCGCACCGGCGGCGACACCAAGGGCCCCGAGACCTGGGCCGCGCGCGGCGTGAAGGTGCCCGAGGTGCTGGTCGACGTGATCGACCCGCCCAGCTTCGAGTGGCTGGAACGAATGACCGTGGGCATCGAAGCCCGCTTCAAGTAATGAATCAAGGAACCCTCATGAACGCGCCTGTCACCGCAACGACCACCACCACGGCCTCCGCGCCAGTCGAACTCCTGCCGCCTCAGGCCTTCACGCTCGAGCCGCCAGCCGCCGTCGCGGTGGTGCCGGTGGAATCCGCCAGCGGCAAGGTGCGGCTGAAGCCCGAGGAGGTGGCCGAACTCGACGCGCAGGTGGCGCGCTTCATCGACGACATCACCCAGCACGACAGCCAGCATCCGCAGTTCAAGGAAGCGGTGGAGCGCATCCACTCGATGGGCACCAAGGACATCGAGGCTTCGGCTTCGGTTTCCAACCGCATGCTCGAGCGGCCCGTGGGTTCGCTGCGCAACGGCCTGTTCGACAAGGGCGCGCAGATCGGCCAGTCGCTGATCGACCTGCGCCATCGGGTGGAAGACCTCGACCCGTCGAAGCAGGGCGACCTGTTCTCGGCGCGCAAGCTGCTGGGCATCATTCCGCTGGGCAACAAGCTGCTGGCCTACTTCGAGCGCTACCAGTCCTCGCAGACGCACCTGAACGCGATCATCGAGTCGCTCAAGCGCGGCAAGGACGAACTGCTGCGCGACAACACCGCCATCGAGCAGGAAAAGGTCAACCTCTGGACGCTGATGGAGCGGCTGGAAAAATACGTGCACATCGGCAAGGCGCTCGATGGCCAGCTCGACGCCAAGGCGCGCGAACTCGAAGTGACCGACCCCGAAAAGGCCCGCGTGGTGCGCGAGGAAATGCTGTTCTACGCACGCCAGAAGGTCACCGACCTTCTCACGCAGCTCGCGGTCAACATCCAGGGCTACCTGGCGCTGGACATGATCCGCAAGAACAACCTGGAGCTGATGAAGGGCGTGGACCGCGCCACCACCACCACCGTGGCTGCGCTGCGCACCGCCGTGATCGTGGCGCAGGCGCTGTCCAACCAGAAGCTGGTGCTCGACCAGATCAGCGCGCTGAACGCGACCACCGGCAACCTGATCGCCAGCACCAGCGAGATGCTGCGCGACCAGAGCAGCGCCATCCACCAGCAGGCCGCGTCGAGCACCATCGAGATCGCCAAGCTGCAGCAGGCCTTTGCCAACATCTACCAGACCATGGACACGATCGCCGACTTCAAGAGCCGCGCGCTCGATTCGATGCAGACCACGGTGGACACGCTGACCAACGAGGTTGCCAAGAGCCGCACTTACCTGGACCGCGTGCGCCGCCAGGAAACGACCCAGGCGCTGCAGCAGCCACGCGGCGAGGTCTCGCTGTGAGCCTGGCGCGCATGCGCTGGCTGTTCGCGATTGCGCTGCTGGCGATGGGGCTCGCGGCCTGCGAGCCGCAACAGGACGCGCAGGCCACGAAGAGCGCACCGGCGGTGGCGTCGAACGCCGCCTTCACCATCCTCGCGGGCTCGGAACTGAAGGACCTCGAAGGGCCCATCGTCGATGCCG includes:
- a CDS encoding aminotransferase class V-fold PLP-dependent enzyme, which gives rise to MVSKLLNRTRGEAFSSVLMREVKQRFLLVDHDHHGRERLYFDNAGGSFRLKAAVERFAQVDAIPDNAERIHATAVELQDIQARGSADLRTILNAQGGSVYASLTASGAMFDMVRAVAENVPGTNMVTTVLEHPSAFDAMSLYADRLGRELRVAPSNPVTGGVDVDAIVGLVDQGTCLLNVIYASNISGAKLDIEEIVRRARAIKPDLYIVVDAVQHAPHGLIDLQKTPVDGINIAPYKFFGCRGSGLTWVSDRAAVLPHHKLAGKKPDYWDLGSAAPWQFAVLTEIVDYVCWLGSHFTDATDRRALFVAGITHIELHERALLATLLEGTPNATGLREIKGVNVFLDHEDLSKRDLILGIGFDRIDCTQAVVEYGKRGVTVYERVATSIYSKRMLESFGLAGTVRVSPLHCNSIADMEKFLRITREIAADIGVS
- a CDS encoding toxic anion resistance protein, translated to MNAPVTATTTTTASAPVELLPPQAFTLEPPAAVAVVPVESASGKVRLKPEEVAELDAQVARFIDDITQHDSQHPQFKEAVERIHSMGTKDIEASASVSNRMLERPVGSLRNGLFDKGAQIGQSLIDLRHRVEDLDPSKQGDLFSARKLLGIIPLGNKLLAYFERYQSSQTHLNAIIESLKRGKDELLRDNTAIEQEKVNLWTLMERLEKYVHIGKALDGQLDAKARELEVTDPEKARVVREEMLFYARQKVTDLLTQLAVNIQGYLALDMIRKNNLELMKGVDRATTTTVAALRTAVIVAQALSNQKLVLDQISALNATTGNLIASTSEMLRDQSSAIHQQAASSTIEIAKLQQAFANIYQTMDTIADFKSRALDSMQTTVDTLTNEVAKSRTYLDRVRRQETTQALQQPRGEVSL